CTTGCCCTTCACTTTGCGTGCCGCCATATCGTTGAGCGCGGACGCTGCATCCGACAGGGCATAGGTCTTGGAAACATGCGGCTTGATCTTGCCGGCCTTGAACCAGTCCATCAGCTCGGCAAGGTTTTGCTTGTTGCGCTCAGGCTCGCGCGCCGTAAACGCACCCCAGAACACACCCACAATCTGGCAACCCTTGAGCAGCGCCAGATTGAGCGGCACCTTGGGAATGGGTCCGGAGGCAAAGCCGACAACCAGAAAACGCCCTTCCCAGTTTGTGGCGCGAATGGCGGGCTCGGAATAGTCACCCCCCACAGGGTCATAGACAACGTCAGCCCCCTGTCCGCCCGTCAGCTCCTTGATTTTTTCCGACAGCGCTTTTTGCTGGTCGCGATCAAGCGCGCCGGTAGGATAGACAAAGCCGTCATCGGCCCCATGATCCCTGGCAACCTGCACCTTGTCTTCCGAAGACGCCGCAGCAATCACCCGCGCACCCATGGCCTTGCCAAGCTCAACAGCGGCAAGACCCACACCACCGGCCGCACCCAGCACCAGCAGCGTTTCGCCGGGCTTGATCATGGCCCGGTCCTTGAGCGCATGATGCGACGTGCCATAGGTCATCAGGAAGGCGGACGCCGAAACGAAATCCATTTCGTCGGGAAACGGCGTGCAGCGCGCTTCTTCAAGCACAATCTCTTCAGCAAACCCGCCCCAGCCGCACGAGCCGATGACCCGATCACCAACCTTCAGCGTCTTGACGCCGGGGCCGACCTTATCCACAACGCCGGACACTTCGCCTCCGGGCGAAAACGGCAGCGGCGGCTTGAACTGATATTTGTTCTCGATGATGAGCACGTCAGGGAAGTTGACAGCAGCAGCCTTCACCGCGATGCGCACCTGACCTTCCCCCGGCTCCGGCGAGGCAACCTCTTCGAGAACCAGCGTTTCCGGCGGTCCGTATTCCTTACACAAAACAGCCTTCATGGCCTTGCTCCCTTAAGTTGTTTTTGGGCGACTGCACCTGCGTGCATCTTCGACACGGGATGTACCATGTAGACACAGTCAACGCCAAAGACATGACGCCGCAAAGACATGATGCCGAAGGCAGAAGGCAAAAATGCAGCATAAGCGGATTGCAGGCCGCCAAGGCTGAGCCGGTCAGGAGGTCAGGCTTCGCGGATCATGTCAATCAGCCCGATACCGACAGGCCCGGCAATGTGACTGTCAGGCTTGGTATCCGCGCGATGCTTCTGGCACGGGCCGGAACATGACCTGAACCCGTCATGCGGATGGGTTTCAAGGATGTGCATCAGCGATTTGTGCGCAAGCTCTTCCAGCCGCATCCCGAACAGATCCATGCCCGTCCCGAAATGCAGCAGGGAACAACCAAACAGAAAAGGCCGTACACGGATTTGTTGAAGATATGGACGAGGTGCTGACGACCTGCATCAAAGGCCATGCACCTGCCATGAAAGCTGATGACATCCGTACGCTGGCACAACTGGCAGGCGGTATGCTCATCAACATTGCCACCTCGGCGACGCTGATAGCAGATGCTGTGCCAAAATCCGGCTAGGATCCCGCCGGACGTCCGCCACCCAGATAGCGCAGGATGATGCGGATCTCGTCATCGCCGTCGCTGTTCATGAAGGCGGCATCCGCGAACGCTGGGGCCGAAAGCACGGGCAGCGCGTCATTTGAGAAACCCAAAGGCTCCAGCGGAACGCCCAAAAAGCCGCGATCAAGTTCGGCGTTGCCGTTGAGGTCATGATAGGCGACCACCGCATAGCGACCTGCGGACAGGCTTTCAAACGTCACCTCAGGCGTACCGTCCTCACCGACCTCGACTTTGGCCTGCGCATCCTCAACGCGCAAAAAGCTGCCCGCCGAGGCATACAGATTGACACGCACGGTACCCGTACCCGGTTCGGTACCGTCAATGACTACCCGCAGCGTGCCGGTTTCAGAAACGGCCACACGCGGTGGCGCAACCACATCGGCTGAGGCACCGGCAATGCCCGCCAACGCGATCAGGAGCACCGCTGCGGGAAAAACAGTCAGCCACCGGATCGACAGGCAAGCAGAGATCTTTGCCGCTTTACCTCGTGGCAAGCCCATATCCGTCATTAACGCGTCCGATCCTCAAGCCCGGCATCATAAAGGGTCGCCCGGCAGTAGCCCTTGCGCCAATATGGGGCATAAAGTGGTTATTCACAGTGCACATCGCCGTGAGGCGGATGTGAAGCCAATTCCGCGCCGAGCGTTAACGTCGGCATTTTTTTACAGGCCATACCAAAGAGCATATGAGCGGCAATATCACCACAACCAGGCCCCGCGGCTACTTCGCCATCGGTGCCGAACGCATCTCAAAGCCCGGAAATTTGGGTAATCTCGTGCGCTCGGCCCACGCTTTTGGGGCCAGTTTCTTTTTCACGGTGGATGCTCATTACAGGCTCAGGGGCGCACAATCCGACACCTCGAAGGCAGGCGAGCACATTCCCTATTATGGTTGGGAGAGCATCGACGACATGCAGATGCCCGGCGGCTGCGAGCTTGTAGGCATTGAACTTCTGGACGAGGCGGTTGACCTGCCCTCATTCCACCACCCCAAACGAGCGGCCTAC
The genomic region above belongs to Pyruvatibacter sp. and contains:
- a CDS encoding NADPH:quinone oxidoreductase family protein is translated as MKAVLCKEYGPPETLVLEEVASPEPGEGQVRIAVKAAAVNFPDVLIIENKYQFKPPLPFSPGGEVSGVVDKVGPGVKTLKVGDRVIGSCGWGGFAEEIVLEEARCTPFPDEMDFVSASAFLMTYGTSHHALKDRAMIKPGETLLVLGAAGGVGLAAVELGKAMGARVIAAASSEDKVQVARDHGADDGFVYPTGALDRDQQKALSEKIKELTGGQGADVVYDPVGGDYSEPAIRATNWEGRFLVVGFASGPIPKVPLNLALLKGCQIVGVFWGAFTAREPERNKQNLAELMDWFKAGKIKPHVSKTYALSDAASALNDMAARKVKGKIVLVTD
- a CDS encoding DUF2141 domain-containing protein, which translates into the protein MPRGKAAKISACLSIRWLTVFPAAVLLIALAGIAGASADVVAPPRVAVSETGTLRVVIDGTEPGTGTVRVNLYASAGSFLRVEDAQAKVEVGEDGTPEVTFESLSAGRYAVVAYHDLNGNAELDRGFLGVPLEPLGFSNDALPVLSAPAFADAAFMNSDGDDEIRIILRYLGGGRPAGS